Genomic window (Zerene cesonia ecotype Mississippi chromosome 5, Zerene_cesonia_1.1, whole genome shotgun sequence):
aatttaatttaataggtaGTAGTTGTGTTTGACCAGTTCAAATTTTGCTAATCAAAATGCGGAGAATATAGTACCATAACGACATGAGCAAGCCATTGAAGACTGTAAATGTTGATGAAGCTATGGGCACGGTAATTTGAGAAAAAAGTGGCATGGCCGCACCTATATCCTTTTCTCGAAGCAATTCAGGTAATTTTCTCTATTTTCATGGAAATTTCTGATTATGTTGTCACTTTCCCTAACCTcaataaaatgctttaaataatCGTACAAACCAATCTGGACTGATCAACACAACGCTGTAAGATCTCAAGTTTGATTTCAAGAGTAAAAGGCNNNNNNNNNNNNNNNNNNNNNNNNNNNNNNNNNNNNNNNNNNNNNNNNNNNNNNNNNNNNNNNNNNNNNNNNNNNNNNNNNNNNNNNNNNNNNNNNNNNNNNNNNNNNNNNNNNNNNNNNNNNNNNNNNNNNNNNNNNNNNNNNNNNNNNNNNNNNNNNNNNNNNNNNNNNNNNNNNNNNNNNNNNNNNNNNNNNNNNNNNNNNNNNNNNNNNNNNNNNNNNNNNNNNNNNNNNNNNNNNNNNNNNNNNNNNNNNNNNNNNNNNNNNNNNNNNNNNNNNNNNNNNNNNNNNNNNNNNNNNNNNNNNNNNNNNNNNNNNNNNNNNNNNNNNNNNNNNNNNNNNNNNNNNNNNNNNNNNNNNNNNNNNNNNNNNNNNNNNNNNNNNNNNNNNNNNNNNNNNNNNNNNNNNNNNNNNNNNNNNNNNNNNNNNNNNNNNNNNNNNNNNNNNNNNNNNNNNNNNNNNNNNNNNNNNNNNNNNNNNNNNNNNNNNNNNNNNNNNNNNNNNNNNNNNNNNNNNNNNNNNNNNNNNNNNNNNNNNNNNNNNNNNNNNNNNNNNNNNNNNNNNNNNNNNNNNNNNNNNNNNNNNNNNNNNNNNNNNNNNNNNNNNNNNNNNNNNNNNNNNNNNNNNNNNNNNNNNNNNNNNNNNNNNNNNNNNNNNNNNNNNNNNNNNNNNNNNNNNNNNNNNNNNNNNNNNNNNNNNNNNNNNNNNNNNNNNNNNNNNNNNNNNNNNNNNNNNNNNNNNNNNNNNNNNNNNNNNNNNNNNNNNNNNNNNNNNNNNNNNNNNNNNNNNNNNNNNNNNNNNNNNNNNNNNNNNNNNNNNNNNNNNNNNNNNNNNNNNNNNNNNNNNNNNNNNNNNNNNNNNNNNNNNNNNNNNNNNNNNNNNNNNNNNNNNNNNNNNNNNNNNNNNNNNNNNNNNNNNNNNNNNNNNNNNNNNNNNNNNNNNNNNNNNNNNNNNNNNNNNNNNNNNNNNNNNNNNNNNNNNNNNNNNNNNNNNNNNNNNNTATTAGACCAACATTTTTCAGAGatctaaaaaatattggttGAAAAGCATAAAAACAAGCAgacaaaaagtaattttagGGATATCTTATACTTTCATTGAAGGGATACCACAGAGGCAGAAGCAATAGATAAGAGAAATGTATTGTATTGCGAATTCTACATGAACACTATTTCCAACAAGTATAAATACACAatcatgtattatataaatcatagATAGGAAacttgtgaaataaatatgtatatttttgtcactgaaataaaacatacatacaaatgatGAATTTCGTTGTTTAGAAAACATGTGTTTTGCAAATTCACTCTGATTATATATTGAGCATACATTAGATCTTCAATCTTAAATTTACTTACAAAAAGTGTCTACAACGTGAAAGATAGCTCCACAATGAGCGTATTAATTCAGCGAATgtgaattataacaataattcctTGCAGacacaatacaatacacacaaaatactaattatacaataaacactAAGGCACAATAAACATTGCCTGGTTGTTGAACGTGTGACTGACCTGACCGAACTTCGACAGATATCCAGCAATAATCCGCTTCGAACAACCGAAGTCACGCGCGCAGTCTTCCCAtgctgaaatttttattttaaaaataaatattaagaccATGGTTGATagcttttcaaaatattttaaggatAGGGCTATATAACAAAGCCTTTGAATGgtttattgcaaatatttcataatcgTCATGACATGGCATATTCGATGGGGATACCTTCAAGAAAAGGGCAGATCGTTTTCTCAAAGGCCGGCAGCACATTCGCGATGCCCCTAACATCGCAAGTGCTTATGGGCGGCGGGCGTCACTttccatcaggtgacccgcctgctcgtttgcctgctaggcgataaaaaaaatgaggCCATAATTCGCCACGCTGGCCAAGGACggtttggcagatgtcacatgtcgaacttttgattcttggacttGTCGGTTTTCTCACGGTGTTTTATCTCATCGTTTCAGTggtgttatccacatgcgcagataaaatcaatttatttcctgcacgctcgcctgatCTCGAAcccctgacttatcgattttaagtccgaggtcctcaccactgagccaccactgcttcataattaatgtttttattcattatcaatGACATATAATTAGAGTCAAtcattatttctaattaagcGATTATGAGATATCGTTGAAAGTTGCAAAAGACATAAAAACATAGTGGAATTAAACCAATTGGAGaaggaatataattataattacaggAACAATAATTTACGGTCCATTTGAGGTCAGGAAGTGAGAGGAAGGTTATGAGGGCAAAAAGCAGGTTTTCTCGATTTCCGGATTAACTACAACTCCTTCGGAAAAAGTTTAATCCCAAAATTGTAGGTAATTACAAGATCTTTCACCACCGCAGCCCACTTTTCCGACCTCAGACCGACCATAATTTTTTCCTctcgtttttattatattctctcccttttctatttgtttcaatatgCTATAATGTcctttttatactaattttttcaattttcaacattatttCCACTACATGATTGCTTTGAATAaatgattgattttaattatacgataattaaattgatagcTGTTCCTCAACTCAATATCAACCGCATTTTAGGGCGTGAAATTGAAAACCTATAATACgatgttgttaatttttttttgcatttgaataatggcttattatatatattatattgtataaaattttattttttaatttggattattaaatctttatatttaatgcttaTGATCTTACAAAATAGAGTCGATCCTATTTTTAGCTGAATCGCATGAGCATAGAATATCATCAAAGATGAGTTTCgagaaatatcattaaaaagcatttaattgattatCTTGTTTATCTACTTCTACTGAACACTGTGATTTGCAAAAAAATGGCATGTAACATGCAGCAACAACCAGTTGCGATTTTAGTGACTAACAtttgtataaaagtttaaactatgaaagaaaatacatacacCATTAGATTGCATACGtcattagattttaattaattagtttgcGTGTTAAATCGTCATAGATTGCGGCCATCGGTAGTTAAACTGAcggtaaatatgaaaataactatTCGCATAAATGTAGACCAAAggagtttaaaatttaattccgTCATCGAATTTGCTTCTTTACAAAGTGACCTTAATGTTGGCACGCCCTCTCAATAAACCTTAGAGCAAACTGCAACTTTTCTATGCAACTTTGTTGTCATAACGACCAGAAAAGGAGACCGTGGCGATCATTGACATATAATGGAATTTGATGGaaaaatttccattttatattcaagttATTCTTGTAGTTAATCCATTGATTatcttaaattgtatttttgacTAAACATCTAAGAATATTAAtctgttaatttaaatgactTTCACGTTACGAGTTCCaagttttagatttatatttaagaaaaaaacggGAACATCTGGTACCACATGTATCAGAAGTTAAACCGATTTtatggtaataataattattgcaaaactatactataatatcatACACGTGACGTGTACTTATgacagttattaattattcatttatcgtataaaacgcaaaagttttattgcattattgcAATTCCTTCCATACACatgtataagataatatagtttaaactGCAATGGAAGATTGTGGTTATAATAGACTACATAGTGTCATGGCCGAATAACCGACGATTCTGAAACGTGCGATCAACAACTAGACTCAGGATCATGCTAAAATAGCAATACTCCCAAAACTCTGCCTACGCGTTCACTAGGCAGAGTTTTGTAATGACCGAAACAATACACTTTGAATATTACTACCACGAAATAAGgtgttaatttcaaataatattttatcaacacCGCTTGGATATTTTTGACAAACTAGGCGATGTTAAATGGgttaatattaatcttttataGTAGAAAATTTACACTAATTAActatcttctatatatatgtatgtgaatGAGGTTATAGTAAGACATACCATGGTTTCTCTCAGGGTCGTCATCAGGTAGGGTAACTTTGCCAGCGTCGACCCAGTACACTCGAGATATATTAAATGGCCCGCAGTACCCCCCCGTGCATTCGTGTGACGTATCGCAATTCGTGGATACGTAGCACAGACAGTTGAAACATTCCTGCGATAGATTTGAGAGGTATACCCCtggaataatgttttaataacgtTAAGATAATTGTTTGCCATGTATTAACCGTAACATGTTATTGACGTAATGTAATAGCGtatagtatgttatattttataacatgatgcaatattatagtaagtaaataaattattaaaataaatgtttaacgtGTGAAtaagtatcaaatttcatacaaatacgaGTGTTGttctttacttataatatctaatatcaCAGTGTTAGTTGCCATATTCTCTAGAAACGGCGCGAccgaatattattatattttctgtgtAGTCGGTAGGTATGAGAGAACGAATAGACTGATTTTTGTTTCCCTCGTGGTGTCCCGGcagaaaattatttacctgGTCTACACTGTCTCTAGTGTGTAACTTATGTATTCAATAGGAAAATCATATAAAGATCAATCATCATGCTGGCTATTTTATGAACCTTATTATGTTCAACGAGGAAATTACCCATACTTAATACAGTACAACAACAGGTATTGCATCAAatgattcatataaattatataaaggtaCGAAGATTCCTTACTTAAACATTATTGTTGGTTATATGAATCAAATAACCGATTAGAATGTTACAACAATGTAAATACACCTTAAGAACAGCTACATTCGATACAGGATGCCATATTAGATGGTATTTTTGCAGTACATATGATgtaagtaaaaacaaatagtaatattgttacattcattaaaaaatacaaacggGCAAATTCTTAGTTGATAttactcataatatattatttgtttcaacaAGACAAATAAGAAGACTTGggaatatcttaatatatcatcatcagcccttctatgttcccactgctgggacacaggcctcctatgagggttcaggccataatccaccacgctggccaagtgcgggttagcagatgtcacatgtcatcgaacttttgattctcggacatgccggtttcctcacgatgttttccttcaccgttttaagcctGTACTTCTAACCTGTCTTAATAGATAATTAGGTAAAAATCTTACCTGTTGAACCGgtcaaaaaagaaaataaaac
Coding sequences:
- the LOC119840156 gene encoding lysozyme 1-like codes for the protein MLRKVILILGCTVLFSFLTGSTGVYLSNLSQECFNCLCYVSTNCDTSHECTGGYCGPFNISRVYWVDAGKVTLPDDDPERNHAWEDCARDFGCSKRIIAGYLSKFGQVSHTFNNQAMFIVP